Proteins encoded by one window of Bos indicus x Bos taurus breed Angus x Brahman F1 hybrid chromosome 12, Bos_hybrid_MaternalHap_v2.0, whole genome shotgun sequence:
- the LOC113902260 gene encoding U11/U12 small nuclear ribonucleoprotein 35 kDa protein-like — translation MNDWMPIAKEYDPLKAGSIDGTDEDPHDRAVWRAMLARYTPNKGVTGDPLLTLFVARLNLQTKEEKLKEVFSRYGDIRRLQLVRDLVTGFSKGYAFIEYKDERSLLKAYRDADGLVIDQHEIFVDYELERTLKGWIPRRLGGGLGGKKESGQLRFGGRDRPFRKPINLPVVKNNQFREGKRERRERSRS, via the coding sequence ATGAATGATTGGATGCCCATTGCCAAGGAGTATGACCCACTCAAAGCTGGCAGCATTGATGGCACTGACGAAGACCCACACGATCGCGCTGTCTGGAGGGCGATGCTGGCACGATACACCCCCAACAAAGGCGTCACAGGGGACCCCCTCCTCACCCTGTTTGTGGCGAGACTAAACCTGCAGACCAAAGAGGAGAAGTTAAAGGAAGTGTTTTCCCGCTACGGGGACATCCGGCGGCTTCAGCTAGTGAGGGACTTGGTCACAGGCTTTTCGAAGGGCTACGCCTTCATTGAATACAAAGACGAGCGTTCTCTGCTCAAAGCTTACCGGGATGCTGACGGCCTGGTCATTGACCAGCACGAAATATTTGTGGACTATGAGCTGGAGAGGACTCTCAAAGGGTGGATTCCTCGGCGACTCGGAGGAGGTCTGGGTGGGAAGAAGGAATCTGGGCAGCTGAGATTTGGGGGGCGAGATCGGCCTTTTCGCAAACCCATTAACCTGCCAGTTGTGAAAAATAACCAGTTCcgagaggggaagagggagaggagggagcgGTCTCGGTCCTGA